The Apium graveolens cultivar Ventura chromosome 11, ASM990537v1, whole genome shotgun sequence genome has a window encoding:
- the LOC141698190 gene encoding acetylajmalan esterase-like isoform X2, which translates to MMGLTTTKSFGVIMNANGPSGRPPYGFSYFKQPTGRCSNGLLVIDYIAMAAGLPFLSPYLKKDADFTHGVNFAVASSTAMTIKDLAQRNITVNPQTVNTSLNVQVDWMSDYLKSFCKPGPDCQQKLNHSLFMMGETGGNDMNAALSGNKTVEEIKALVPAIVEAIMQATRRIIKFGARNIVIPGNLPIGCLAVNLATINGSNQQTIFDKNRCIKKLNRLANYYNDYLKKEIVRLKKENPNLIIVYGDLFNAVEWLLPRAPYLGFDQKELLKACCGQGGEYNFGGFGKFCGVAGVGACKNPNAHFSWDGIHPTQEANRYMTNWLITNMLPMLDCPSS; encoded by the exons ATGATGGGTTTAACAACAACAAAATCGTTTGGTGTTATTATG AATGCAAATGGACCTTCCGGTCGACCACCTTATGGTTTTTCTTATTTCAAGCAGCCAACAGGCCGTTGTTCAAACGGACTTCTTGTGATTGACTACATTG CAATGGCAGCGGGACTTCCATTTTTGAGTCCTTATTTGAAGAAAGATGCTGACTTTACTCATGGAGTTAATTTTGCTGTAGCCAGTTCGACAGCAATGACAATAAAAGATTTGGCTCAAAGAAATATTACTGTAAATCCTCAAACGGTTAATACATCTCTTAATGTACAAGTGGATTGGATGTCTGATTATCTTAAGTCTTTCTGCAAGCCTGGACCAG ATTGTCAACAGAAGCTCAACCACTCATTGTTTATGATGGGAGAGACGGGTGGAAATGATATGAATGCTGCTCTATCAGGAAACAAGACTGTTGAAGAAATTAAGGCCCTTGTTCCAGCAATTGTAGAAGCCATAATGCAAGCTACCAGG aGAATTATCAAATTTGGAGCTCGAAACATTGTGATACCGGGAAATCTTCCAATTGGCTGTTTGGCGGTGAACCTAGCAACAATTAATGGAAGCAACCAGCAGACAATATTCGACAAAAATCGTTGCATTAAGAAATTAAACCGGCTAGCTAACTATTACAATGACTATTTGAAAAAAGAAATTGTAAGGCTGAAAAAGGAGAACCCAAATCTCATAATTGTTTACGGGGACCTTTTTAATGCTGTGGAGTGGCTTCTCCCTCGTGCTCCATATCTAG GCTTTGATCAAAAAGAGTTGCTGAAGGCTTGTTGTGGACAAGGCGGAGAATATAACTTTGGAGGATTTGGAAAATTCTGTGGAGTGGCGGGAGTTGGAGCGTGTAAAAATCCAAATGCACATTTTAGCTGGGACGGGATTCACCCAACACAAGAAGCAAACAGGTATATGACAAACTGGCTTATCACTAACATGTTACCCATGTTAGATTGTCCTTCTTCTTGA
- the LOC141698190 gene encoding acetylajmalan esterase-like isoform X1, producing MMGLTTTKSFGVIMVISSFSIICNAQMNDPSLILFRNCKYDKIFQFGDSLSDTGNIVLQNANGPSGRPPYGFSYFKQPTGRCSNGLLVIDYIAMAAGLPFLSPYLKKDADFTHGVNFAVASSTAMTIKDLAQRNITVNPQTVNTSLNVQVDWMSDYLKSFCKPGPDCQQKLNHSLFMMGETGGNDMNAALSGNKTVEEIKALVPAIVEAIMQATRRIIKFGARNIVIPGNLPIGCLAVNLATINGSNQQTIFDKNRCIKKLNRLANYYNDYLKKEIVRLKKENPNLIIVYGDLFNAVEWLLPRAPYLGFDQKELLKACCGQGGEYNFGGFGKFCGVAGVGACKNPNAHFSWDGIHPTQEANRYMTNWLITNMLPMLDCPSS from the exons ATGATGGGTTTAACAACAACAAAATCGTTTGGTGTTATTATGGTTATAAGTTCATTTTCTATAATTTGTAATGCCCAAATGAATGATCCATCATTAATTCTGTTCCGTAATTGCAAATACGATAAAATATTTCAATTTGGAGATTCGCTTTCTGACACGGGAAACATTGTTCTCCAGAATGCAAATGGACCTTCCGGTCGACCACCTTATGGTTTTTCTTATTTCAAGCAGCCAACAGGCCGTTGTTCAAACGGACTTCTTGTGATTGACTACATTG CAATGGCAGCGGGACTTCCATTTTTGAGTCCTTATTTGAAGAAAGATGCTGACTTTACTCATGGAGTTAATTTTGCTGTAGCCAGTTCGACAGCAATGACAATAAAAGATTTGGCTCAAAGAAATATTACTGTAAATCCTCAAACGGTTAATACATCTCTTAATGTACAAGTGGATTGGATGTCTGATTATCTTAAGTCTTTCTGCAAGCCTGGACCAG ATTGTCAACAGAAGCTCAACCACTCATTGTTTATGATGGGAGAGACGGGTGGAAATGATATGAATGCTGCTCTATCAGGAAACAAGACTGTTGAAGAAATTAAGGCCCTTGTTCCAGCAATTGTAGAAGCCATAATGCAAGCTACCAGG aGAATTATCAAATTTGGAGCTCGAAACATTGTGATACCGGGAAATCTTCCAATTGGCTGTTTGGCGGTGAACCTAGCAACAATTAATGGAAGCAACCAGCAGACAATATTCGACAAAAATCGTTGCATTAAGAAATTAAACCGGCTAGCTAACTATTACAATGACTATTTGAAAAAAGAAATTGTAAGGCTGAAAAAGGAGAACCCAAATCTCATAATTGTTTACGGGGACCTTTTTAATGCTGTGGAGTGGCTTCTCCCTCGTGCTCCATATCTAG GCTTTGATCAAAAAGAGTTGCTGAAGGCTTGTTGTGGACAAGGCGGAGAATATAACTTTGGAGGATTTGGAAAATTCTGTGGAGTGGCGGGAGTTGGAGCGTGTAAAAATCCAAATGCACATTTTAGCTGGGACGGGATTCACCCAACACAAGAAGCAAACAGGTATATGACAAACTGGCTTATCACTAACATGTTACCCATGTTAGATTGTCCTTCTTCTTGA
- the LOC141698190 gene encoding acetylajmalan esterase-like isoform X3 — MAAGLPFLSPYLKKDADFTHGVNFAVASSTAMTIKDLAQRNITVNPQTVNTSLNVQVDWMSDYLKSFCKPGPDCQQKLNHSLFMMGETGGNDMNAALSGNKTVEEIKALVPAIVEAIMQATRRIIKFGARNIVIPGNLPIGCLAVNLATINGSNQQTIFDKNRCIKKLNRLANYYNDYLKKEIVRLKKENPNLIIVYGDLFNAVEWLLPRAPYLGFDQKELLKACCGQGGEYNFGGFGKFCGVAGVGACKNPNAHFSWDGIHPTQEANRYMTNWLITNMLPMLDCPSS, encoded by the exons ATGGCAGCGGGACTTCCATTTTTGAGTCCTTATTTGAAGAAAGATGCTGACTTTACTCATGGAGTTAATTTTGCTGTAGCCAGTTCGACAGCAATGACAATAAAAGATTTGGCTCAAAGAAATATTACTGTAAATCCTCAAACGGTTAATACATCTCTTAATGTACAAGTGGATTGGATGTCTGATTATCTTAAGTCTTTCTGCAAGCCTGGACCAG ATTGTCAACAGAAGCTCAACCACTCATTGTTTATGATGGGAGAGACGGGTGGAAATGATATGAATGCTGCTCTATCAGGAAACAAGACTGTTGAAGAAATTAAGGCCCTTGTTCCAGCAATTGTAGAAGCCATAATGCAAGCTACCAGG aGAATTATCAAATTTGGAGCTCGAAACATTGTGATACCGGGAAATCTTCCAATTGGCTGTTTGGCGGTGAACCTAGCAACAATTAATGGAAGCAACCAGCAGACAATATTCGACAAAAATCGTTGCATTAAGAAATTAAACCGGCTAGCTAACTATTACAATGACTATTTGAAAAAAGAAATTGTAAGGCTGAAAAAGGAGAACCCAAATCTCATAATTGTTTACGGGGACCTTTTTAATGCTGTGGAGTGGCTTCTCCCTCGTGCTCCATATCTAG GCTTTGATCAAAAAGAGTTGCTGAAGGCTTGTTGTGGACAAGGCGGAGAATATAACTTTGGAGGATTTGGAAAATTCTGTGGAGTGGCGGGAGTTGGAGCGTGTAAAAATCCAAATGCACATTTTAGCTGGGACGGGATTCACCCAACACAAGAAGCAAACAGGTATATGACAAACTGGCTTATCACTAACATGTTACCCATGTTAGATTGTCCTTCTTCTTGA